The following coding sequences are from one Anguilla rostrata isolate EN2019 chromosome 16, ASM1855537v3, whole genome shotgun sequence window:
- the islr2 gene encoding immunoglobulin superfamily containing leucine-rich repeat protein 2: protein MALIYLGCLVFWTAVIGFVQGCPEQCSCSDKYAHQFADCAYKALLEVPVGLPSNVTTLSLSANKITSLKSKSFVNVTQVTSLWLAHNAIVDIESETLAPLVQLRNLDLSNNKIVNFPWEDLYNLTALQLLKMNNNEMINLPKDAFSTLKDLRSLRINNNKFTTIVQGTFDALSSMSHLQIYNNPFTCSCSLEWLRDWIVASKISVPEQKSIVCEAPEALKGMLVVAMPKMECTAPTVSITYQPNIENTELYEGFMLILNCETKGNPRPDVKWEIRAGNQYMEFSLPGDVREKNDLPVDTKKAGNRFLVFQNGTLIIPRMSKKEDGNYSCSAVNELGKAEAAVKVAVAGTRKHAVNSMLDTTPDKARPMAGHQPGPKNTKNSVISWSKPEEKSKSIPTGSTYITVDTKQPGLDSKDPIFSSKCGTNDGTQYISNHAFNMSLDQLKQYTFDFGVIALEVSETEAKVQLNPMKLPNAKANLHLSPPQDVETMVKEVFSLYQPSSKNVPLDMLYLCVNTGNGHSVVQWSKIEDGVNAYRFQGLQPGTNYTLCLTYGGNDCQVQVVFTTRKKIPSLLIIVVVSIFLLALATVPLLGATCCHLMYKYQGKTYKLIMKAQNPDQMEKHMAADFDPRASFVESEKNYDPSEMGEGEGEAEGEAGEEGEVEGSVVTESIPDSQSKTNQEEFEVGSEYSDRLPLGAEAVNISEEINGNYKQPGR from the coding sequence ATGGCACTGATTTACCTGGGCTGTCTCGTCTTCTGGACTGCTGTAATTGGCTTTGTGCAGGGCTGCCCAGAGCAATGCAGCTGTTCGGATAAATACGCCCACCAGTTTGCTGACTGTGCTTACAAAGCACTGTTGGAGGTCCCCGTAGGGCTGCCCTCTAATGTGACTACTTTGAGTCTTTCTGCCAACAAAATCACCTCACTTAAGTCAAAAAGCTTTGTGAATGTCACCCAGGTAACATCACTATGGCTGGCCCACAATGCGATTGTGGACATAGAGAGCGAGACACTGGCCCCCCTGGTCCAACTTCGCAACCTGGACCTCAGCAACAATAAGATCGTCAACTTTCCCTGGGAGGACCTTTACAACCTCACCGCCCTgcagctgctgaaaatgaacaaCAATGAAATGATCAACCTGCCTAAGGATGCCTTCTCCACCCTAAAAGACCTGAGGTCACTGCgcatcaacaacaacaagttCACCACAATTGTGCAGGGGACTTTTGATGCCCTGAGTTCCATGTCACACCTCCAGATCTACAACAACCCCTTCACCTGCTCTTGCTCCCTGGAGTGGCTGAGGGATTGGATCGTGGCTTCTAAAATCTCTGTCCCTGAGCAGAAATCCATTGTCTGTGAGGCCCCAGAGGCGCTGAAAGGCATGTTAGTTGTGGCAATGCCTAAGATGGAATGCACAGCTCCTACTGTCAGCATAACCTACCAGCCCAACATCGAGAACACTGAGCTCTATGAGGGCTTCATGTTAATCTTAAACTGTGAAACCAAGGGGAACCCCAGGCCGGATGTCAAGTGGGAAATACGTGCAGGAAACCAGTACATGGAATTCAGTTTGCCTGGTGATGTTAGGGAGAAAAATGATTTGCCTGTGGACACCAAAAAGGCCGGAAATCGTTTCCTGGTGTTCCAAAATGGCACTCTCATCATCCCGCGTATGAGCAAAAAGGAAGACGGTAACTACAGCTGCTCAGCTGTAAATGAATTGGGCAAAGCGGAGGCCGCAGTAAAGGTAGCGGTAGCGGGCACTCGGAAACATGCTGTCAACTCCATGCTGGACACAACACCTGACAAGGCCCGTCCAATGGCTGGACACCAGCCTGGGCCCAAGAACACCAAAAACAGTGTGATCAGCTGGTCCAAACCTGAGGAGAAGAGCAAGAGCATTCCAACTGGATCGACTTACATCACTGTGGACACCAAGCAGCCTGGACTGGACAGCAAGGACCCAATATTTTCCAGCAAATGTGGCACAAATGATGGCACCCAATACATTTCCAACCATGCCTTCAACATGAGCCTGGATCAACTCAAGCAGTACACCTTTGATTTTGGGGTCATTGCACTAGAAGTGTCAGAGACAGAAGCGAAAGTTCAGCTAAACCCTATGAAACTGCCCAACGCCAAGGCCAATCTTCACCTTAGCCCCCCACAAGATGTTGAAACTATGGTCAAAGAGGTTTTCAGCCTTTACCAGCCATCAAGCAAGAACGTTCCCCTGGATatgttgtatttgtgtgttaaTACTGGCAATGGACACTCAGTTGTTCAGTGGTCCAAGATTGAGGATGGGGTCAATGCATATCGTTTCCAGGGTCTCCAGCCTGGTACCAATTACACCCTCTGTCTAACGTATGGAGGGAATGACTGTCAGGTGCAAGTTGTTTTCACTACCAGGAAGAAGATCCCCTCCCTTCTGATCATCGTTGTTGTGAGCATATTTTTGCTGGCTTTGGCCACCGTCCCCCTGCTGGGTGCTACTTGCTGCCACTTGATGTACAAATACCAAGGCAAGACCTACAAGCTGATCATGAAGGCGCAGAACCCAGATCAGATGGAAAAGCACATGGCCGCCGATTTCGATCCTAGAGCGTCCTTTGTGGAGTCAGAGAAGAACTACGACCCTAGTGAGATGGGCGAGGGAGAAGGCGAGGCTGAAGGTGAggcaggagaagaaggagaggtAGAGGGCAGTGTGGTAACTGAATCCATTCCCGATTCGCAATCCAAAACGAATCAAGAAGAATTTGAAGTGGGTTCTGAGTACAGTGATCGATTGCCACTGGGGGCAGAGGCCGTGAACATCTCCGAAGAAATTAATGGCAACTACAAACAGCCAGGCCGCTGA